One window of Mobula birostris isolate sMobBir1 chromosome 16, sMobBir1.hap1, whole genome shotgun sequence genomic DNA carries:
- the mkrn2 gene encoding E3 ubiquitin-protein ligase makorin-2, with protein sequence MMSTKQVTCRYFMHGVCREGSRCMFSHDLSTSKPSTICKFYQKGQCAYGDHCRYDHVKPPGCRAVGPVISRVSCTPVVHDAVAESPTAEQTVPVRATESGRCKRKTLELKDRDLCNRTAEKSKLFPFPPSYCNTTKTTPHFPDSAAFADEDVEVRPPSYLDAVRRGLSVSEVADCSDYAQQLCPFALAGECHYGDSCLYLHGDVCEVCELKVLHPTDLEQRKAHEQMCLIAFEQDMEKAFAIQKSQDKVCNICMEIVYEKVIPSERRFGILSDCIHPYCLSCIRQWRCAKQFENKIIKSCPECRVISEFVIPSAYWVEEKEEKEQLIEAFKQGMGKKACKYFDKGKGSCPFGGKCLYLHAYPDGTLAKPEQPRKQLSSEGNVRFLHAVRLWDFIEEREHRDVSQHAGEDEVAELGDLFMHLSGADENTVSSES encoded by the exons ATATTTTATGCACGGTGTATGCCGTGAAGGAAGCCGCTGTATGTTTTCCCATGACTTGTCTACAAGCAAGCCATCGACAATCTGTAAATTCTATCAGAAGGGACAGTGTGCCTATGGAGACCATTGCCG ATATGATCACGTGAAACCACCTGGATGTAGAGCAGTGGGGCCAGTGATCTCGCGAGTCTCCTGTACACCCGTCGTTCACGATGCAGTTGCTGAATCTCCCACTGCAGAACAGACTGTGCCCGTCAGAGCCACTGAATCTGGAAGATGTAAAAGGAAGACACTGGAGCTGAAAGACCGAG ACCTTTGCAACCGAACAGCAGAAAAATCTAAATTGTTTCCTTTCCCACCGTCTTACTGCAACACTACGAAGACTACGCCGCACTTCCCTGACTCGGCAGCTTTTGCTGATGAAGATGTTGAAGTGAGGCCACCGTCATATTTGGACGCAGTTCGCAGGGGACTGAGTGTTTCAGAAGTAGCAGATTGCAGTGATTATGCACAGCAGCTGTGCCCTTTTGCACTAGCGGGTGAATGTCATTATGGCGACAGCTGTTTGTACCTTCATGGAGATGTGTGTGAAGTATgtgaacttaaagtactgcatcCAACTGACCTCGAGCAACGTAAAGCACATGAGCAG ATGTGTCTCATTGCATTTGAACAAGACATGGAGAAAGCCTTCGCTATACAAAAGAGTCAAGATAAAGTCTGTAATATTTGTATGGAGATAGTCTATGAGAAAGTGATACCATCTGAGAGAAGATTTGGAATTCTTTCTGACTGTATTCACCCATATTGTCTGTCCTGCATTCGACAGTGGAGATGTGCAAAGCAGTTTGAGAATAAAATAATCAA GTCCTGCCCTGAGTGTAGAGTGATATCTGAATTTGTGATCCCAAGTGCTTACTGGGTAGAGGAAAAGGAGGAAAAAGAGCAACTCATTGAAGCATTCAAGCAGGGAATGGG TAAGAAAGCTTGTAAGTACTTTGACAAGGGGAAAGGATCCTGTCCGTTTGGTGGCAAGTGCCTTTACCTTCACGCTTACCCTGATGGAACACTGGCAAAACCTGAACAGCCAAGAAAACAGCTCAGTTCTGAAGGCAACGTGAGG TTCCTTCACGCAGTGCGACTGTGGGATTTCATTGAAGAGCGGGAGCACAGGGATGTTTCCCAGCATGCAGGAGAAGATGAAGTGGCAGAGCTTGGTGATCTTTTCATGCATCTTTCAGGAGCGGACGAGAACACTGTATCCAGTGAGAGCTAG